In the genome of Paenibacillus pabuli, one region contains:
- a CDS encoding DUF4180 domain-containing protein, with product MDIIIDQQGSSKVAIIESNDIVINNAQDALDLMASVKYTDDAHKILINKSNLTEDFFELKTKLAGDILQKYVNYQVKLAIVGDFDGYNSKSLRDFIYECNHGKHVFFLKTKEEALQALHTL from the coding sequence ATGGATATCATCATTGATCAACAAGGCAGCTCCAAGGTTGCCATCATCGAAAGCAATGACATCGTTATTAACAATGCACAGGATGCACTGGATCTAATGGCCTCCGTGAAATACACGGATGACGCGCATAAAATCCTGATTAATAAATCCAACCTTACCGAAGACTTCTTCGAATTGAAGACCAAGCTTGCGGGTGATATTTTGCAGAAATACGTGAATTATCAGGTGAAACTTGCCATTGTCGGGGATTTTGATGGATACAACAGCAAAAGTCTCAGAGACTTCATCTATGAGTGCAACCATGGCAAGCATGTTTTCTTTTTGAAAACAAAAGAGGAAGCGCTTCAGGCATTGCATACGCTATGA
- a CDS encoding SRPBCC family protein: MIADLKQTPTGNMARFERHWKHAAEDVWSYLTENEKLAKWFSELEVTDLREGGSIKFNMPDGTFLVLQILDFVPHSVLEYTWAEDRVRFELYPEPNGCRLLLLETIHHITSHTPKDLAGWHVCLNVIEALLDGRTLESREEEWKIWYEKYQKHVDHFLKI; encoded by the coding sequence ATGATTGCTGATCTGAAACAAACGCCAACTGGAAACATGGCCCGTTTCGAACGTCATTGGAAGCATGCTGCGGAGGATGTATGGTCTTATTTAACGGAAAACGAAAAGCTTGCAAAGTGGTTCTCCGAACTCGAAGTAACAGATCTTCGGGAAGGTGGAAGCATCAAGTTTAATATGCCGGATGGTACGTTCCTGGTTCTTCAAATTCTGGACTTTGTGCCGCATTCCGTTCTCGAATATACCTGGGCAGAAGACCGGGTTCGGTTTGAGCTATATCCGGAGCCGAATGGGTGTCGTCTGCTGCTGCTTGAAACCATCCATCACATCACAAGCCATACACCTAAGGATCTAGCTGGGTGGCATGTCTGCCTGAACGTCATTGAGGCATTACTGGATGGTCGTACCTTGGAATCTCGTGAAGAAGAATGGAAAATCTGGTACGAGAAGTACCAGAAGCATGTAGACCATTTTCTCAAAATCTAG
- a CDS encoding sensor histidine kinase produces the protein MAMRHWVRNENVQMFAVALATAMGALFKINPFREDYFRIGLGVSILLFLLMIMPHLSYVKTGILAGIANFIFQSADLLNHVHSISIIESMKDNLGAGMYYVVFTYGLSKFKDRFYEIPPLLLGGLITCIDFSSNLVELFIRGVLSGTNIFYMKEWLYLLVLGGLRSYFIIGLYNSFAVRQMRLLHAEQEKRMEQMLSVNSGLYGEVFYLKKAMNTIEGIAVDSYDLYRDLREQDLNQYSQRTLGIAQQIHEVKKDSQRILAGLLKLYDSEKSVHMSLSEVLNFATKGNRKYSEMLNKKIEIHLEQQYECDSPYYIPLLTVMNNLIANAVEAIENEGTIRIRVLQQDGDVHFEVIDSGKGVPEAKRDVIFEPGYTTKFNDVGIAATGIGLSHVRDIVHSLEGQIRVESGPQGDKGSTFVVSIPTANLIMDTHGQTQM, from the coding sequence ATGGCTATGCGTCATTGGGTTCGAAACGAAAATGTGCAAATGTTTGCTGTTGCTCTTGCGACGGCTATGGGGGCGCTTTTTAAAATAAATCCTTTTCGAGAGGATTACTTTCGGATTGGTTTGGGTGTTAGTATACTTTTATTTTTGCTGATGATTATGCCTCATCTGTCTTATGTAAAGACGGGAATTTTGGCGGGAATTGCGAACTTCATCTTTCAGTCAGCTGATTTACTGAATCATGTCCATTCGATATCAATCATTGAAAGCATGAAGGACAATCTGGGCGCGGGAATGTATTATGTCGTGTTTACCTATGGCCTCAGCAAGTTCAAGGACAGATTCTATGAGATACCGCCTCTGCTGCTGGGTGGGTTGATTACGTGCATTGATTTTTCCTCTAATCTCGTGGAGCTTTTCATTCGCGGTGTGTTGAGTGGGACTAATATTTTTTATATGAAAGAATGGCTTTATTTGCTGGTGCTTGGTGGTTTGCGAAGCTACTTTATTATTGGACTGTATAACAGCTTTGCGGTGAGGCAGATGCGATTGCTGCATGCGGAGCAAGAGAAACGGATGGAACAGATGCTGAGTGTGAACTCAGGTCTGTACGGTGAAGTCTTTTATCTGAAAAAAGCCATGAATACGATTGAAGGTATTGCCGTAGACAGCTATGACCTTTATCGGGATCTCAGAGAGCAGGACTTGAACCAATATAGCCAGCGGACGCTCGGCATCGCCCAACAAATTCATGAGGTCAAGAAAGACTCCCAGCGTATCCTTGCAGGTCTGTTGAAATTGTACGATAGCGAAAAATCAGTCCATATGAGTCTATCCGAGGTATTGAACTTTGCGACCAAAGGAAACCGGAAGTATAGTGAAATGCTGAACAAAAAGATTGAGATTCACTTGGAGCAGCAATATGAGTGCGATTCCCCTTACTACATTCCTCTCTTAACCGTGATGAACAATCTGATTGCTAATGCGGTGGAAGCCATTGAGAATGAAGGAACGATCCGGATTCGGGTTTTGCAGCAGGATGGGGATGTGCATTTTGAAGTCATTGATTCTGGAAAAGGGGTACCAGAGGCGAAACGAGACGTAATCTTCGAACCGGGTTATACAACCAAATTCAATGACGTGGGCATTGCAGCGACCGGGATCGGCCTGTCCCATGTACGTGATATCGTTCATTCGTTGGAAGGCCAAATCCGGGTGGAATCGGGGCCGCAAGGCGATAAGGGCTCCACATTTGTCGTATCGATTCCCACAGCGAATTTAATTATGGATACCCATGGTCAGACCCAGATGTAA
- a CDS encoding SGNH/GDSL hydrolase family protein yields the protein MKTNEKLQTYALSDVSHLKVHGRTTGQRSPLTLFWTGSAIELNVKGSELWVEIESDYDMNEPWISILINGVPVSRQMLTAGRYWICVFRGMNETVVKNVRIVKDTQAMNGDPGCSLQIYAFKSDGVFLPVEEKPYKIEFIGDSITSGEGAIGAKEEEDWIPMWFSAIHNYTAMTAEALNAEYRVISQSGWGVLTSWDNNPNANIPDYYEQVCGLVTGDRNKALGAGDKHDFNSWQPDIVVVNLGSNDGGAFQTPEWKDPVTGKVYKQRLNEDGTYREEDLVSFEKAVSQFLTKLRKNNPEAHLVWAYGMLGFPMMPAIYRAVDAYTKQAGDMKVSVIQLPDTTEKTVGARSHPGELSHRMSADALAEYLKGILNY from the coding sequence GTGAAGACTAATGAGAAATTACAGACGTACGCGTTGTCTGATGTAAGCCATCTCAAAGTACATGGCAGAACGACAGGACAACGGTCGCCTTTAACCTTGTTTTGGACCGGAAGTGCGATTGAACTTAATGTAAAGGGCTCTGAATTGTGGGTGGAGATTGAGTCTGATTATGATATGAACGAGCCCTGGATCAGCATTCTGATTAACGGTGTACCAGTGAGTAGACAGATGTTAACGGCGGGAAGGTATTGGATCTGCGTATTCCGAGGCATGAACGAAACTGTGGTGAAAAATGTACGCATCGTCAAAGATACACAGGCCATGAATGGAGACCCAGGCTGTTCATTGCAGATTTATGCGTTTAAATCGGATGGTGTCTTCCTGCCTGTAGAGGAAAAACCGTACAAGATTGAATTTATCGGTGACAGTATTACATCCGGAGAAGGTGCGATTGGGGCCAAAGAAGAAGAGGATTGGATTCCGATGTGGTTCAGTGCCATACATAATTATACGGCCATGACAGCAGAAGCGTTGAATGCAGAATACCGCGTTATCTCACAGAGCGGCTGGGGTGTGCTGACGAGTTGGGATAACAATCCGAATGCGAACATCCCTGATTATTACGAACAAGTCTGTGGATTGGTGACCGGAGATAGAAATAAAGCACTCGGCGCAGGGGACAAGCATGATTTCAACTCCTGGCAGCCGGATATCGTAGTGGTTAATCTGGGGAGCAATGATGGGGGCGCCTTTCAGACACCTGAATGGAAGGACCCCGTTACCGGAAAGGTGTACAAGCAACGTTTGAATGAAGACGGCACTTATCGTGAAGAGGATCTGGTTTCCTTTGAGAAAGCCGTAAGCCAGTTCCTGACCAAACTTCGAAAAAATAATCCAGAGGCGCATCTCGTATGGGCATACGGCATGCTTGGATTCCCGATGATGCCAGCGATCTATCGTGCTGTTGACGCTTATACGAAACAGGCTGGCGATATGAAAGTCTCGGTAATACAGCTTCCAGATACGACCGAGAAGACGGTGGGCGCCAGAAGCCATCCGGGTGAGTTATCTCATCGAATGTCTGCTGATGCGTTAGCGGAGTATCTAAAGGGAATTTTAAATTATTAG
- a CDS encoding response regulator: MKVILVDDERLALIGLRKSLEREVSGIEVAATYSDPTEVMTGVLIHRPDVVFLDIHMPEIDGLALGRQIQGAAPGVEIIFVTSYDQYAVRAFELYALDYIMKPVQQGRLHQTLLRVKEKLKLKRVNITRDIKLPLICCFNQIQFKLPGMDAQTVKWRTSKAQELFAYLLHHRNQIVYRSTLLELLWPDLEESKTLHQLYTAIYHVRQTLKAHHMDMITIQSGHLEAGYKLELGDAQVDTELWESEMRQWKVVDANTADAYEHVLSLYKGTYLGNYEYVWAEHERERLRYLWLYHMRQLSEFYEQQGMQRKAIEITECIQDMLPNEEESYFTLMKLYDSINEVHGVEEQYRLLTTRMQQDLDMPVSEHINEWYQSWKSDAHLIGK; encoded by the coding sequence ATGAAAGTCATATTGGTTGACGACGAACGATTGGCACTGATTGGGCTTAGAAAATCGTTAGAGAGGGAAGTAAGCGGAATTGAAGTTGCTGCTACATATTCGGACCCAACAGAGGTGATGACAGGTGTGCTTATTCATCGGCCTGATGTTGTATTTCTGGATATTCATATGCCGGAAATCGATGGGTTGGCTCTGGGTCGGCAGATTCAGGGAGCGGCACCCGGAGTCGAGATTATTTTTGTGACCAGTTATGACCAATATGCTGTACGTGCTTTTGAGTTGTATGCGTTGGACTATATCATGAAGCCGGTTCAACAAGGGCGTTTGCATCAAACCTTACTGCGGGTCAAAGAAAAATTGAAATTAAAGCGTGTGAATATAACGCGGGATATCAAGTTGCCGTTAATTTGCTGTTTTAATCAGATACAATTCAAGCTGCCAGGTATGGATGCACAGACTGTCAAATGGCGTACCAGCAAGGCACAGGAATTATTCGCCTATTTACTCCATCATCGCAATCAGATTGTTTATCGTAGTACGTTACTTGAACTTCTCTGGCCAGATCTCGAAGAATCCAAGACGTTACATCAGCTGTACACGGCGATCTATCATGTACGCCAGACGCTAAAAGCCCATCATATGGATATGATCACGATTCAAAGCGGACATCTGGAAGCGGGATACAAGTTGGAATTAGGGGATGCGCAAGTGGATACCGAACTATGGGAAAGCGAGATGCGACAATGGAAGGTCGTGGACGCTAATACGGCTGACGCTTATGAACATGTGCTGAGTCTGTACAAAGGCACATACCTCGGGAATTATGAATATGTCTGGGCGGAACATGAGCGGGAGAGACTTCGCTATTTATGGTTGTACCATATGAGACAGCTATCTGAGTTTTACGAGCAGCAGGGGATGCAGAGAAAAGCGATCGAGATTACGGAATGCATCCAGGACATGCTTCCTAACGAAGAGGAGAGCTACTTCACACTCATGAAACTATATGATTCGATAAATGAGGTTCACGGTGTAGAGGAGCAGTATCGTCTTTTAACTACCAGAATGCAACAGGATTTGGATATGCCGGTCAGCGAACATATCAACGAATGGTATCAAAGCTGGAAATCCGATGCCCATCTCATTGGAAAGTAG
- a CDS encoding dihydrofolate reductase family protein, with product MMSNNKTVLYIAMSLDGYIARPDGSVDWLFDVEGDGGDNGYGEFYSTIGTVVMGRLTYEEVLKLSEDFPYADRPTYVLSRSKQAPAPHVQFTNEAVENLIPRLKQDSSGDIWIVGGGQVVQAVLQQQLLDEVEIAIIPKILGEGIPLFPTGTVPTHFRMIHKQTLGQIISIRYQVIGK from the coding sequence ATGATGTCAAATAATAAAACAGTACTGTACATTGCGATGAGCTTGGATGGGTACATTGCAAGACCGGATGGTTCGGTGGATTGGCTGTTCGATGTGGAAGGCGATGGTGGCGATAACGGGTATGGCGAGTTTTATTCAACCATTGGAACGGTGGTCATGGGACGTCTTACGTATGAAGAGGTGCTCAAGCTGTCAGAGGATTTCCCCTATGCGGATCGCCCGACGTATGTACTTTCCCGTTCCAAACAAGCCCCTGCGCCGCACGTACAATTTACGAACGAAGCTGTGGAGAACCTGATTCCTCGCTTGAAGCAGGACTCCAGCGGTGACATTTGGATTGTAGGCGGAGGCCAGGTGGTCCAAGCTGTTCTGCAACAACAACTGCTCGATGAGGTTGAGATTGCCATTATTCCGAAAATCCTTGGCGAAGGAATCCCCTTATTCCCAACTGGAACGGTACCCACCCATTTCAGAATGATTCATAAGCAGACGCTGGGGCAGATCATTTCGATCCGTTACCAGGTAATAGGGAAGTAA